The following coding sequences lie in one Komagataeibacter sucrofermentans DSM 15973 genomic window:
- a CDS encoding 2OG-Fe(II) oxygenase: MQTNCVTAALAASPVLPWPYPHWQLHDVLPASIAASLVQWVPGTRFIGGDSGGQRAGRNGHRLFVTPAQRAAHPALDHLACLFDAAATRAGFTRQCNARLEDAALRLELCLDTDGFWLEPHTDIGAKRLTLLVSLSMGAEAMDWGTDIMTAEGTPVARASGLFNSGLLFIPSAQSWHGFVRRPLHGVRRTLIVNYVSPEWRATEELAQRPHAA; the protein is encoded by the coding sequence ATGCAAACCAACTGCGTCACCGCCGCCCTTGCCGCAAGCCCCGTCCTGCCGTGGCCCTATCCCCACTGGCAACTGCATGACGTCCTGCCCGCCTCCATTGCCGCTTCCCTGGTGCAATGGGTGCCCGGCACACGGTTCATTGGCGGCGACAGCGGCGGCCAGCGCGCAGGCCGCAACGGGCACCGGCTGTTCGTAACCCCTGCCCAGCGCGCAGCCCACCCGGCACTTGACCATTTGGCCTGCCTGTTCGACGCCGCCGCCACGCGCGCGGGCTTCACCCGCCAGTGCAATGCCCGGCTGGAAGACGCCGCCCTGCGCCTTGAACTGTGCCTCGATACCGATGGCTTCTGGCTTGAGCCGCATACCGATATTGGCGCCAAGCGGCTGACGCTTCTGGTCTCGCTCTCGATGGGTGCCGAGGCGATGGACTGGGGCACCGATATCATGACCGCGGAGGGCACGCCGGTGGCGCGTGCCTCGGGGCTGTTCAATTCGGGGCTGCTATTTATTCCGTCCGCGCAATCATGGCATGGCTTCGTGCGCAGGCCGCTGCACGGGGTGCGGCGCACGCTGATTGTCAATTACGTCAGCCCCGAATGGCGGGCGACGGAGGAACTGGCCCAGAGGCCACACGCCGCCTGA
- a CDS encoding electron transfer flavoprotein subunit alpha/FixB family protein, protein MTVLVYLDHEGGVIRQASRSAITAASKLGDVDVLVTGPDAAAAAKSAAAIPGVQKVFAVTDTTGNSELAEPVAALLAQLAGGYTHILAASSATAKNVLPRAAALLDVQPIPDIVAINDAETFVRPIYAGSALATVKSADAKKVITVRASAFDPAPAEGGSATIEDIALPAGPGGSTFVATELSKSERPELESARVVVSGGNGMLNEENFKLLEPLADRLGAAIGASRAAVDKGFVSNEYQVGQTGKIVAPELYIAMGISGQIQHLAGMKDSKVIVAVNKDPEAPIFQVADYGIVGDLFTILPQLEAELDKAG, encoded by the coding sequence ATGACCGTTCTCGTTTATCTCGATCATGAAGGCGGCGTGATCCGCCAGGCTTCGCGCTCCGCCATCACGGCCGCGAGCAAGCTCGGTGATGTCGATGTGCTGGTCACCGGCCCCGATGCCGCTGCCGCCGCGAAGTCGGCTGCCGCCATTCCTGGCGTGCAGAAGGTGTTTGCCGTAACCGACACCACCGGCAACAGCGAACTCGCCGAGCCGGTGGCCGCGCTGCTGGCACAGCTTGCGGGCGGTTACACGCATATCCTCGCAGCCTCTTCCGCCACGGCCAAGAACGTGCTGCCGCGCGCGGCGGCCCTGCTTGATGTGCAGCCGATCCCCGATATCGTCGCCATCAACGATGCCGAAACCTTCGTGCGCCCGATCTATGCGGGCAGCGCGCTGGCCACCGTGAAGTCGGCTGATGCGAAGAAGGTCATCACGGTGCGCGCATCCGCCTTCGATCCCGCCCCGGCGGAAGGCGGCAGCGCCACCATCGAGGACATTGCCCTGCCCGCAGGCCCGGGTGGCTCCACTTTTGTTGCCACCGAGCTCTCGAAGTCCGAGCGGCCGGAACTGGAATCCGCACGCGTGGTGGTTTCGGGTGGTAACGGCATGCTCAATGAAGAGAACTTCAAGCTGCTCGAGCCGCTGGCCGACCGTCTTGGCGCCGCCATTGGCGCCTCGCGCGCGGCGGTGGACAAGGGCTTTGTCTCGAATGAATACCAGGTGGGCCAGACCGGCAAGATCGTGGCGCCGGAACTGTATATCGCCATGGGCATTTCCGGGCAGATCCAGCATCTGGCCGGCATGAAGGACAGCAAGGTCATTGTTGCCGTCAACAAGGACCCCGAAGCGCCGATCTTCCAGGTGGCGGATTACGGGATTGTGGGCGACCTGTTCACCATCCTGCCGCAGCTTGAGGCGGAACTCGACAAGGCTGGCTGA
- a CDS encoding electron transfer flavoprotein subunit beta/FixA family protein, which produces MKVLVPVKRVIDYNIKPRVKADGSGVETAGVKMSMNPFDEIAVEEAVRLKEKGVVSEIIAVSIGEAKAQDTLRTAMAMGADRSILVETDVVTEPLAVAKVLKALVEKEKPELIILGKQAIDDDMNATGQMLAGLLDRPQATFASKVDVADGAVTVTREIDGGSQTIKLALPAIITADLRLNEPRYASLPNIMKARKKPMEKITPADLGVDMTPRLSVISVAEPPERKAGVKLDSAAELVSRLRNEAKVI; this is translated from the coding sequence ATGAAGGTTCTTGTACCCGTTAAGCGCGTGATTGACTACAACATCAAACCCCGCGTGAAGGCCGACGGCTCCGGCGTGGAGACCGCTGGCGTCAAGATGTCCATGAATCCGTTTGACGAGATCGCGGTCGAGGAAGCCGTGCGCCTGAAGGAAAAAGGCGTGGTGAGCGAGATCATCGCCGTCTCCATCGGCGAGGCCAAGGCGCAGGACACGCTGCGCACCGCCATGGCCATGGGCGCTGACCGCTCCATCCTGGTCGAGACCGATGTCGTGACCGAGCCGCTCGCCGTCGCCAAGGTGCTCAAGGCCCTGGTGGAAAAGGAAAAGCCGGAACTCATCATCCTGGGCAAGCAGGCCATTGATGATGACATGAACGCCACCGGCCAGATGCTGGCAGGCCTGCTTGACCGCCCGCAGGCCACCTTCGCCTCGAAGGTGGACGTTGCTGATGGCGCGGTAACGGTCACCCGCGAGATCGATGGTGGATCCCAGACCATCAAGCTGGCGCTGCCCGCCATCATCACCGCCGACCTGCGCCTCAACGAGCCGCGCTACGCCTCGCTGCCCAACATCATGAAGGCGCGCAAGAAGCCGATGGAAAAGATCACGCCAGCCGATCTGGGCGTGGACATGACCCCGCGCCTGAGCGTGATCTCGGTAGCCGAGCCGCCGGAGCGCAAGGCGGGCGTGAAGCTCGACTCGGCGGCGGAACTGGTTTCGCGTCTGCGTAACGAAGCAAAGGTGATCTGA
- a CDS encoding electron transfer flavoprotein-ubiquinone oxidoreductase, translated as MSETPRETMEFDVVIVGGGPSGLAAAIRLRQIAPDATVCLIEKGSEIGAHILSGAVIEPRALEELLPHWREEGAPLNTPVTEEQMLYLTENGGIEVPFLDRVMPHMRNHGNYIVSLGDLCRWLAGRAEELGVEIYPGFAGAEVLVDESGRVAGVATGDMGVDRDGEPTGNYAPGMELRAKYTLFAEGCRGSLTKQVMAMYNLRQGVDPQTYGLGIKELWEIPKEMHRPGLIQHSFGWPLDDRTYGGAWMYHFGENLVSYGFVVGLDYPNTWLSPFDEMQRVKLHPSFRPYFEGARRIAYGARALSEGGIQSIPRLTFPGGALIGDTAGFLNVPKIKGTHTAMKSGMLAAEAVGEALATSRVEPGSYTRRIKDSWLWDELRTVRNIRPAFAKFGMKGGALYAGIDAMLLRGRAPWTLHTRHADNEVLEPASIAPKINYPKPDGKITFDRLSSVFLSATNHEEDQPVHLKVRNMSLWKTVNWDVFRAPESRYCPAGVYEVADEATDPHLQINAQNCVHCKTCDIKDPAQNIDWATPEGAGGPNYPGGM; from the coding sequence ATGAGCGAGACCCCGCGCGAGACTATGGAATTCGATGTCGTCATCGTAGGTGGCGGCCCGTCTGGCCTGGCCGCGGCCATCAGGCTGCGCCAGATTGCCCCCGATGCCACCGTGTGCCTGATTGAAAAAGGCAGCGAGATCGGCGCCCACATCCTGTCCGGCGCGGTCATCGAGCCCCGCGCGCTGGAGGAACTCCTGCCGCACTGGCGCGAGGAAGGCGCCCCGCTGAACACCCCCGTGACGGAAGAGCAGATGCTCTACCTGACCGAGAATGGCGGCATCGAGGTTCCGTTTCTCGACCGCGTGATGCCGCACATGCGCAACCACGGCAACTACATCGTGAGCCTTGGCGACCTGTGCCGCTGGCTGGCGGGCCGCGCGGAAGAACTCGGCGTGGAGATCTATCCCGGCTTTGCGGGCGCCGAGGTGCTGGTTGATGAGAGCGGGCGCGTGGCCGGTGTGGCCACGGGCGACATGGGCGTGGACCGCGATGGGGAACCCACCGGCAATTACGCGCCGGGCATGGAACTGCGCGCGAAATACACCCTGTTTGCCGAAGGCTGCCGTGGCTCGCTGACCAAACAGGTCATGGCAATGTACAACCTGCGCCAGGGCGTGGACCCGCAGACCTACGGGCTGGGCATCAAGGAACTGTGGGAAATCCCCAAGGAGATGCACCGCCCCGGCCTGATCCAGCACAGCTTTGGCTGGCCGCTGGATGACCGCACCTATGGCGGCGCGTGGATGTACCATTTTGGGGAAAACCTCGTCTCCTACGGTTTCGTGGTGGGGCTGGATTACCCCAACACCTGGCTCTCGCCGTTTGACGAGATGCAGCGCGTGAAGCTCCACCCCTCCTTCCGCCCGTATTTCGAGGGCGCACGGCGCATCGCCTATGGCGCGCGCGCCCTGTCGGAAGGGGGCATCCAGTCCATTCCGCGCCTGACCTTCCCCGGCGGTGCACTGATTGGTGATACGGCGGGCTTCCTCAACGTGCCCAAGATCAAGGGCACGCACACGGCCATGAAGTCGGGCATGCTGGCCGCCGAGGCCGTGGGCGAGGCGCTGGCCACCAGCCGCGTGGAGCCGGGTTCCTATACCCGCCGCATCAAGGATTCCTGGCTGTGGGATGAACTGCGCACCGTGCGCAACATCCGTCCGGCTTTTGCCAAATTCGGCATGAAGGGCGGCGCGCTGTATGCGGGCATCGACGCCATGCTGCTGCGTGGCCGCGCGCCGTGGACGCTGCACACCCGCCACGCCGATAACGAAGTGCTGGAACCGGCCTCGATCGCGCCGAAAATCAACTACCCCAAGCCCGACGGCAAGATCACCTTCGACCGTCTCTCCTCGGTGTTCCTGTCCGCCACCAACCATGAGGAGGACCAGCCCGTCCACCTCAAGGTGCGCAACATGTCGCTGTGGAAGACGGTGAACTGGGATGTGTTCCGCGCGCCTGAAAGCCGCTACTGCCCGGCGGGCGTGTATGAAGTGGCCGATGAGGCGACCGACCCGCACCTGCAGATCAACGCGCAGAACTGCGTGCACTGCAAGACATGCGACATCAAGGACCCCGCGCAGAACATCGACTGGGCCACGCCGGAGGGGGCGGGCGGCCCGAACTATCCCGGCGGGATGTAA